A portion of the Juglans microcarpa x Juglans regia isolate MS1-56 chromosome 1D, Jm3101_v1.0, whole genome shotgun sequence genome contains these proteins:
- the LOC121246321 gene encoding OVARIAN TUMOR DOMAIN-containing deubiquitinating enzyme 2-like, which translates to MKINNVYVDVLCLEVWFMIRLFTRDKAIFYEGYYEHKGDKILKGTMAVGFTIDSKGKLSWHQSELRQVIAAAVASDPTENSEAILGKPNEDYCAWIVDSEKGGGGIELSILVNYYGREGGGVFS; encoded by the coding sequence ATGAAAATCAACAACGTATACGTCGATGTGCTGTGCCTTGAAGTTTGGTTCATGATTCGTCTTTTCACTCGTGATAAAGCTATTTTCTATGAGGGTTATTATGAGCATAAAGGAGATAAAATTCTTAAGGGAACAATGGCAGTTGGGTTTACTATTGATTCAAAAGGAAAGCTTTCGTGGCATCAATCTGAATTGAGACAAGTTATAGCTGCAGCTGTGGCAAGTGATCCAACAGAAAATTCTGAAGCAATTCTTGGTAAGCCAAATGAAGACTATTGTGCTTGGATTGTTGATTCAGAGAAGGGGGGAGGTGGTATTGAGCTTTCaatattagttaattattatGGGCGTGAAGGAGGAGGGGTATTCTCTTAA
- the LOC121236942 gene encoding probable glutathione peroxidase 2 gives MQSLKFSNSVSVLFLGVAFLYFFGNPAPSPSESMAEDSSKSIYDFTVKDIRGNDVSLSEYNGKALLIINVASKCGLTQTNYKELNVLYEKYKSQGFEILAFPCNQFAGQEPGSNEEIQEVVCTMFKAEFPIFDKIEVNGKNAAPLYKFLKSQKGGIFGDGIKWNFTKFLVNKEGKVVERYAPTTSPLKIEKDIQKLLESS, from the exons ATGCAATCGTTGAAATTCAGCAACTCGGTCTCTGTTTTATTTCTGGGTGTTGCTTTCTTGTACTTCTTCGGAAACCCTGCTCCTTCTCCTTCTGAGAGTATGGCTGAAGATTCTTCCAAATCTATATACGATTTTACGGTTAAG GATATCCGTGGAAATGATGTAAGCTTGAGTGAATACAATGGGAAGGCTCTCTTGATTATCAACGTTGCTTCGAAATG TGGTTTAACACAAACAAACTACAAGGAGTTAAACGTGTTATATGAAAAGTACAAAAGCCAAG GGTTTGAGATCTTGGCATTTCCTTGCAACCAGTTTGCAGGACAAGAACCAGGAAGCAATGAGGAAATTCAGGAAGTTGTGTGCACGATGTTTAAAGCTGAATTCCCAATTTTTGATAAG ATTGAAGTGAACGGGAAGAATGCAGCACCCCTTTACAAGTTCCTCAAATCCCAGAAAGGGGGGATATTTGGAGATGGCATAAAATGGAACTTCACAAAGTTTCTGGTGAACAAAGAAGGAAAGGTTGTGGAGAGATATGCGCCAACCACATCACCTCTTAAAATTGAG AAAGACATACAGAAGCTATTGGAATCATCTTAA